The nucleotide sequence TATTACTCTTATTCTAATTAAAAAATCTAAGCTTCCTATTCTTAGAAAGATAAAGAACTTTGCCAAAGGCATTCTCGAGGGTATGCGCAGTATACTTAACATGCGTCAAAAATGGGCATTTATTTTTCATACGTTGTTTATCTGGACAATGTATGTGATGATGTTTTACGTTGCTACTTTTGCAATCCCTGAAACTAGCGAGGTTGGCTTTAGTGCAATTTTAGCCGCATTCGTGGTTGGCTCTTTTGCGATCTCAGTAACCAATGGCGGCATAGGAGTATATCCTATTGCTATTGGCGGAGTCTTAACACTTTTTAGTATATCTAAGCAAGGCGGGGAAGCATTTGGCTGGGTAGTTTGGGCATCCCAAACGCTTTTAAACCTTGTCCTTGGTGGACTTTCATTTATTTTCTTGCCGATCCTAAACAGAAGGAAATAATTATATATATTGAAGTCCGCTAAATAAACACCTATGATAAAAAATCTACTTCTAGCAGTAGTCATTATCTTCCCATGGATGATTTCTGCTCAAACTACCTACGAAACAGTATCTTCAGATAAGCTTGGCACAAGTCGGGAAATTAAAATCCAATTACCCAGAAACTACGAAGCTAATAAGGAAAAATTATACCCTGTAATGTTAGTTCTGGATGGTGATTATTTATTTGAGCCTGTAGCAGGCATGATCGATTTCTATTCCTACTGGGAAGACGCTCCAGAAATGATCGTAGTTGGCGTTAATCAAAATAAAAGCAGGGAAGCCGATTCTTATTATGATGAAGAGCGTTACTTGCCAAGTGAAGAAGGAGCTGCTTTTTTTGAATTCTTAGGTATGGAACTCATGAAAAGTATTGCTGAAAATTATCGTGTTGCGCCTTTTCATGTGATTGTTGGGCACGATCTTACTGCCAATTTCATGAATTACTATCTTTTAAAAGACAATCCAATATTTGATGCTTATATAAATCTAAGCCCAGATTATGCGCCTAAAATGACAGTAAGATTAAATGAAGTTTTTCAAAAAACTGAAAAAAGGATTTGGTATTATCTCGCTACGGGATCAGATGATATTCCGCAGTTACAGGAATCTATTATAACATTTGATGGTTTACTGAAAGATCTCAATAACACGCAAATTGAATATGATTTTGATAACTTCGAAAATTCAACACATTATTCTTTAGTAGGTAAAGCAATTCCTGCAGCTATAGATAATATATTCGAAATCTATCGCCCTATTTCTCAAAAAGAATATCAAACTAAATTGCTTCAAACCAGTATTAGCCTATCAGAATATTTAGAAGACAAATACAGCACTATAAACGAGCTTTTTGGTTTAGAAAAGCAAATTCGCCTTAATGACTTTTTAGCTATAAATCAGGCTATAGAGAAAACGAGACGTTGGGACGATTTTAAAGGCTTAAGCAAATTGGCTGCCGATCATTATCCTAACACAATGCTAGCTACTTATTTTGAAGCAAGGTGGGAAGAAGAAACTGGTAACCCGCAACGCGCTATAAAGACCTATCAAAAAGCCTACAGCCAAAAGCCTATTTCATTTCTTACGACAGATTTTATGCTGGAAAGAGCCAATGAAATTAAAAAAGCCAATCGTTAATAATTATCTTTGCAGCTATGGCGAAGGTAAAAACAGCTTATTATTGTCAAAACTGCGGCGCGCAATACGCTAAATGGCAGGGACGATGTAATTCTTGCGGAGATTGGAATACTATTGTAGAAGAGGTAATTGAAAAACCAGACAAAAAAGACTGGAAAACCTCAGCAAAGACCGAGAAAAAAAGAGCGGCTAAACCTCTACGTCTTAACGAAATTGAAACTGCTCCCGAATATCGTTGGAAAACCGGAAATACAGAATTAGATCGTGTATTAGGTGGCGGCTTGGTTCCAGGCTCGCTAACTCTTCTTGGCGGAGAACCGGGAATAGGAAAAAGTACGCTATTATTACAAATTTCGCTTAGTTTCCCTTACAAAGTACTATACGTTTCAGGAGAGGAAAGTCAGCAGCAAATAAAAATGCGGGCAGAGCGTATCGATCCAAATTCGACAAATTGCTATATTCTTACTGAAACAAAAACACAAAGTATATTTAGGCAAATTGAAGAAGTCTCTCCAGAAGTTGTCATTATCGATTCCATCCAAACTATACACAGTGATTACATCGAAAGCGCTCCCGGAAGTATTTCTCAAATTCGAGAATGTACGGCAGAATTAATAAAATTCGCTAAAGAAAGTAATGTTCCCGTAATTCTTATTGGGCATATCACTAAAGAAGGTAGCATTGCCGGCCCAAAAGTATTAGAACACATGGTAGATACGGTACTTCAGTTCGAAGGAGATCGTAATCATGTATACCGAATTTTACGTGCTAATAAAAACCGCTTCGGAAGCACACACGAACTAGGCATCTACGAAATGCAAGGCAGCGGACTTCGAGAAGTTTCTAACCCTTCAGAAATTTTAATTAGTAAACATCAAGACGATTTAAGTGGTACCGCAATAGCTTCCACCTTAGAAGGGATGCGGCCTTTAATGATCGAGATACAGGCTTTGGTGAGTTCCGCGGTTTATGGGACACCGCAACGTTCTGCAACCGGTTATAATGTTAAGCGTTTAAATATGTTATTAGCGGTTTTAGAAAAACGTGCTGGTTTTCGATTAGGCGCAAAAGATGTTTTTCTGAATATTACTGGCGGAATTAGCGTAGATGATCCCGCAATTGATCTTGCTGTTGTCGCGGCTATTCTCTCGTCTAACGAAGATATTGCTATTGAAAAAGATATTTGTTTTGCTGCTGAAGTTGGTTTAGCCGGAGAAATACGCCCCGTAACTCGTGCCGACCAAAGAATTCTTGAAGCTGAAAAACTAGGTTTTGCCAAAATTATGATCTCCACGCAAAGCAAACTCCCTAAATCTGATTATGCGATTAAGGTAATACGTGTTTCAAAAATTGAAGATGTAGTAGGCCATTTATTTGAATAAATATGGCACAGTTACTGCACCTATTCAACTGAAAAAGAAAAAATTAGACGTTGAAGCATTTTCTATATTATTTATTAACAATTGCAGTTTTTGCCTCGTGCTCGCGATTAAATAAAGCAACCGACTTTATTACCAATCCCAGCGCAAAGGAAATTTATAAAAGAGATTATAATATTTCAGATGAGTTATTTGCAATCTGGGAACAACAACACGAGTTAGGATTAAAAGACAGCGTAAAAATCGAACTTCCTTATGGCGAAAATGGTCATTTTATGCCTAAATCTTTTCCGGTTTATGCCTACGAGCTCGATTTAAACACTGGAGAAATTTTTGATTTTGAAATTTTCACTGACTCTTTAGAAGATCTGGTTTTTATTGATTTCTATAAAATTTCAGAAGACAGCATTCAGCATTTTAAAAAAATTGAGAGTGCTGAAATTGATCAAAAATTATTTCAGTATGAAATTAAATCCTCTGGACGTTACAAAATAGTGATTCAACCCGCTATAGAAAATCAATCAGATTTCGTATTCAAATTCAATAAAAAACCTGCTTATTTTTTTCCGGTAGCAGATGGTAAAAACAGGAATATCCAGAGTTATTGGGGCGCTACTCGCGACGGAGGTGCCAGAAGTCATGAAGGTATTGATATTTTTGCCGATCGCGGTACTCCTGCAATCGCCGCAACAAATGGAAGAATTGGTTTTACCGGCGAAAAAGGTTTAGGAGGTAAACAGGTTTGGCTTCGTGATACTAAAAGAGGACAATCGCTGTATTACGCGCACTTGGATAGCATTTCAGTTGCCTCTGGAAACGTAAAAGCAGGTGATACTCTTGGATTTGTAGGAAATACCGGAAATGCAAGAACTACGCCGCCACACTTACATTTTGGAATCTATAAGCGCGGAGCAATAAATCCGCTTCATTTTGTACAACAATCAGAATCTTTTAAACCGAAAATCGAAGAATTCAGTAAAAAATCAACCAATCTGATTATTAATAGTAGTATTGCGAATCTTAGAGATAAGCCCACTACTTCGAAATCTCAAATCTTAGGACAAGGAAAAAACAAAGATACGCTTCAGCTTTTAGGCAAAACAGGAGAATGGTTTCATGTTCGACCTAAAAACAAAAGCGCATCTTTTATACATCAAAGTTTAGTTGCTCCGTTATAATTCCAGCCTACAGCTGTTAGCTATCAGCCCTCGGCTATTAAAAAACTTCTTAGAAATATCGAATCTTAATTCATGTTTCGTAATGATTCTTATATCTAAAAGCGAAGCGATCTAATGTCTAACTTACGGTGCCGGATTTGGATATTTTTCGTGTACTTTTTCGATATCTTCTAAAACTTCCTTGGAAAGCTCCAAATTAATACTTGCGATATTTTCTTTAAGCTGCTCCATTTTAGTAGCGCCAATGATATTACTAGTCACAAAAGGCTGCTGATTTACAAAAGCTAAAGACATTTGCGCCATAGACAATTCGTGTTTCACAGCAACTTCTTTATAAGCTTTGGTTGCTTTTACTGCTACTTCTCCGGAATATCTACCGTACTGCGGAAACAAACTTAATCTTGTATTTTCAGCAATACCATTTATATGTTTTCCAGAAAGCGTTCCCATCCCTAATGGAGAATAAGGCAATAAACCAACATTTTCACGATGCAATACTTCAGTAAGACCTACTTCGTCTTTTCGATTCAATAAACTATATGGATTTTGAACGGTGATCATTTTCGGTAAATCATGAAGTCGACTTTCTTCTAGAAACCGACTTAACCCGTAAGCTGTTTCATTCGATAAACCAACATGACGAATTTTACCCGCTTTCACTTGCTCCTGAAGATTCTCCAGTACTTCTTTAAAATTATCATTCCATTCTTCATCTTCCTTGTGCGTATAGCCTAGCTTTCCGAAGAAATTAGTATTTCGCTCTGGCCAATGTAATTGATAAAGATCTAAATAATCGGTATTTAAACGTTGCAAACTCTTATCGATAGCATCATTAACAGCTACTTTGTTAAATCCCATATTTTCTCTTACGTGAGATACCATATCTGCCGGACCTGCTATTTTAGAAGTCAAAACAATATCTTTTCTTCTTTCCGTCTTTTTTAGCCAGCTACCGATAATCTTCTCTGTGCTTCCTTGAGTTTCTGGTTTTGCTGGTACCGAGTACATCTCGGCCGTATCCATAAAGTTCACACCTTGATCTAGCGCATAATCGATCTGCTCGTGACCTTCAGCTTCTGTATTTTGTTCTCCCCAGGTCATTGTGCCTAGACAAATCTTACTAACTTTTATATCTGTACCGGGTAGTGTGGTATATTTCATAGCTTTTTAATTTAAAATTCTTACTTCTTCAAACAAAGGTGAAAAAAGAAATGCCCTTCTGAAAACTTCAAAAGGACATTTCAATTTAATTAACTTTAGTCCGAATTTACTCTACTTCATTTAAAAGTTTTGTAACCTCATCCAACTTCGGCGTTAATATTACTTCTATTCTTCTATTCTTTGCTTTTCCTTCCGCAGTATCATTCGATGCCACTGGCGCATATTCACCTCGACCTGCTGCAGTTAAATTTTGCGGATCTATTGAATTATTTTCTCTCAAAATCTGAACAATTGCTGTTGCCCTCTTAGTAGAAAGGTCCCAGTTATCTTTTAAAGCTCCGTTACCTCCATAAGGCACATTATCGGTATGCCCTTCGATTAACACACTAATATCTGGATTTTGAGCAAGTACATTCCCCAATTGGTTAACCGCTTTACGACCATCTGTATTTACCGCCCAACTACCAGAACTAAATAGTAATTTATTCTCCATAGACACATAAACTTTACCGTCCCTTTGCTCTACGGTAAGCCCTTTACCTTCAAAATCGGTAAGTGCTTTGGACACCGCTTCTTTAAGGGCGTTCATTTTTGCATCTTTTGCAGCGATAAGCCCTTCCAGTTCATTGATTCTTTGGGAACGTGCCTGCAAATCTTTTTGTAATTTCTCTAGTCTTGCCTGTTCTGCTGCTAAGGTTTTTTCTTTATCCTCTAACTGCGATAATAAGTCTCTGTTTTGCCTAGAATTTTCAGCAATAGCCTGAGAGGAATTCTTCTCTAAAGCATCGTAAGAGCTTTTTAGATTATCGTAATTACTTTGCAAACTCGCCAACTGATCTTTTAATTGATCACGTTCAGAAGTTAGCGTTTGATGCTCCGATTTTAACTCGGCAAGTTCTTCATCTACCCCTTCAAGACGACCAACTTCACTTTTTAGTTCGCGATTTTCTCGCTTAAGATCGGCATGGCGACTTTCAAGATCTTTATAAACTTTAGAGGAAACACAAGAGGTTAGCATTAAAGTGCTTCCTGCAATAGCTAATATGGTTTTTTTCATTTTTTTTGGATTTTTATCTTTCAAGCTCTACTAATATAGGACAATGATCACTATGATGAGCTTCTGGTAATATAACGGCACGTTTCAATTTTTCTTGTAATGGTTCTGCAACTAAATTATAATCGATTCTCCATCCTTTATTATTTGCCCGTGCATTGGCGCGATAACTCCACCAGGAATATTGATCTGGCTCGGTATTAAAATGTCGGAAACTATCAATAAATCCGCTTTTCATAAAATTATCGATCCATTCTCGTTCTACCGGAAGAAATCCCGATGTATTTTTTAAACGTACCGGATCGTGAATATCTATCGCTTCATGACAGATATTATAATCTCCGCAAATAATTAGATTAGGAACTACTTGTTTGAGATCGTTAATATAATTCTGAAAATCGGCCATAAACTGAAGCTTAAATTCTAGTCTATTAATGTTGGTTCCTGATGGCAGGTATAAGCTCATTACCGAGCAATGATCAAAATCGGCTCGAATATTACGGCCCTCAAAATCCATATAATCGATCCCGGTCCCATATTCTATATGATTAGGTTCGATTTTACTTAAAATAGCAACGCCGCTATAGCCTTTTTTCTGCGCCGGATACCAATATTGGTAAGGATAACCAGCTTCTGTAAATTCCTCTAAATTTAATTGATCGGGATTTGCTTTAATTTCCTGCAAGCATATCACATCTGGATTTGCCTGTTGTATCCAATCCAGAAATCCTTTTCTAACTGCTGCCCTAATTCCGTTTACGTTATATGAAATAATTTTCATGAAGTTCGATTTTGGGCAAAAATAACCTTCTTAATAGTTATTACAATAAACTCTCTATTATTCCCTTCTATTTCACAATAAATCGTTTCACTTTTCCCACTTTTCTTGTACCTATACGCACCAAATAAACACCACGTGCCGCATAAGACATATCAAGGTCATAGACATATCCATCTTGGCTATTTTCAACCTTATTTTCTAGCATTTTTTGGCCAAGCACATTGTGTACTGTAATTCGCAGTGGCTCGTTATAACTGGTTTCTAAAACGACGCGATATTGATCATTATTTTCATCTAACACTAACAACTCGGCTTCATTCAGAATAAAATCCTCGATATCTAAATCAGAATCAATAATATTTACTGAATAATCGTGTGTTGTACCATACTCCATTACACTGCAAGGACTATTTAGATCTCCATCATAACTGGTATCCCCAGCTCGTATTCTTAACAAATGCTGCCCTAGAGGTGCATCTTCAGGAAGACTAAAATCATAAGAATAAGAAGTACTTGGATTTAAAAGTGGTATATCAGTAAAAATGCGCTCATCTGACTCGAAAGATCCGTTATCATCTAAGTCTATCCACATAGAAAATTTTTCTTCCTCTTCATCTGCATCGAAAAAAGTTTGAACCGTAAGCGTGTAATTATTTTGGGCACGATCAAGATTTGTTGAAAAACCGATATAATCGTTATAACCATCGCTACAAGGAATTCTTTCATTTAAAATATCACCAAGCTGAAAGTAGGAAATTCCGTCGCCAAAAGAACAATTTGAACCTTCGGGTATACAGTTTAAACTTGCTACAGAAATTTGCTCAGTATCATTCGTTGGATCGAAATCATCTTCTAATGCAGTCCCCGAACTAATACGATAACGCCCATTACCAGAAAGATCAGTAGTTTGTTGAAAGCTAAAAACTGCTTTTTCGCCAACAGGAATGCTTCCAGGATAAATTTCTTCTATGCGATTGTTATTTCCTTTCTGAAACCATATTGGGATATTGCTTTGTTCTTCTCCCCCAAAATTCTCTATAGTTACCGTAATTCTTTCGCTATTCCCTAGATTTTCTCGGGTCACAGGGGCATTGATATCGGTAACCCCAACATCTTTTGGGGGCAAATTCCGTATAAATCTTGTGATAGTATCATTTTCTGAATTTTGATCTCCTTCTAAACTTGTTCTTGCAAAAACCTCGTAACGCCTACCTGTTTCAGAAAAATCTGCGGTTTCTGAGAACGTAAATTCTTTTGAAGAAGAACCTTCAATTCTATCGCTAAAAATTTCTGTTACGGTTTGCCCGTTAAGCGTATAACTAACAGGAATATCAGATTGTGAATTGGCTCCAAAATTCCTCAAGGTCACCGTTATTCTTTCATTTTCCCCAAGGCTCGCATCGATTGGTGCAGAAATTTCAGTAATTCCAACATCGGCAGTTACATCTGGCGCCAGCTTAAATTTAGCAATTCTATTAATTCGGTTATTGCCTTCAAAGTATTCAGCATTATGCCAAAATGTTAAACCATCAAGCGGATCTACAGTGAGATGCGCATAATCTCCATATCTTGTACTAGGATTAGGACTATTACCTTCTACAATACTTTGCTCCTCTAGCGTCATTATCCCCAATTGGTCACCACTATATCTTCCGGTATATCTTATGGAAGGAAAGATAGGCGTGGCTGGACTATCATCTAAAATAGTAAAACCTAAACCGATATTACCCTGATCATCAATACCGATACTTCCGCTAAAACGATCGCTTTTATCGGGTGCATAAGTGCCTTCCTGGTAAACGCTCCATTCACCACTGTCATTATATTGTCGCAATTCGTACCATCTTATCCCTGCGTGTTCTGCCTGGGTAGGGTCTACATCTACCACGAAATTCATTACTACTGAATTATGATCGACAAATCTTCGGTACTGCGTCATGTACATCATTGTTGCCTGCAAAGCATCAATATCAGGACCGTTACCTGGCTGCGCCAGATTGCTAAAGGAACCTCCATCGAAAGTGGCTGTAAATGGTGAAACACCGCTGGCTGAACCTAATTCCTGAGATTCTTCGATAGTTGAATTAGACAAATCTTCCCAATCTACATTAACCAACCAGATTTTTAAATGATCCTCTGGCACTCCCGCCCATGCATCATCCTGAAGATAAATTATTGGAGCATTCCCTCTAGGCGGCATGTTATCGCCCATAGCATTAAAACCTGCCGGACTATAAAATCCGTTTGTTTCTATCCCAGGTAAAGGAAAAGACACAAATTGCGCTGTTTCGCCAACAAGCATTTTATCGCGTTCCATCACATAGATTACCTGACTTTCGTCTGCTGTATTAGAACTTTTGTTAGTGGTTATATAATATCCATCACTCCAGACTGAAATTTTAGGATAATCGGGCAGCACATCATTTGTAGAAAATCGATACGTATACCAGCCATCATTAACTGGATCTGGACCTTTGGAAACAGCAATTAAAAAACTATCGGGAGTATCGCTAAACTGACTTATTAAAAATCGATCGGCAAATTGATCGTAGACAACAATGGGATCTCCTAATGTTTCACCTTCAAATTCACCTCCAATACTAGCCAAAGAAGCCGGCTGCATAAGAATATTGCCTTCTTTATCGTATATCGAAAAAGCAGAATTCCATGCATTTAAATAATGATTTAGACCAGCTACCCCGGTAGGATCCGATGGTGTAGAACGCGTTGTCACACCATCAAAAGACAAAGATGGTAACCTAGAAGGCACTGCTCCTTTTTTGCTTTGCAAAGCAGGATCAATTCCTTTTGGATATCCTTTACCAGGAATTACTTTATTAATCCCGCGATTTCTAGGATTATATAATTTGTGCTCATCTTTTGGAGGCACCAATCGACTTTCTGAGATTGATGATGAAAAAATTGCTTGTGCAGAATCCCGAAAAACGGGTTTTGCTATATCCTTTTGCGCAAAAGAATTGATTTGAAAATAGAAGCAAAATAGAAGTAGTAAATAGAAATTCTTGTTCATTCGGGCATTTTAAATCTTCGCAGACTGTCTCAAAATTAAATAATTAAAGCCTTAAAATTGCTAATAATTTAATTCAATTCAGAAAATACGTTATAAAATGAAAAAAGCAGGTGCAATTTTTCACCTGCTTTTCGCCTAAATTGTATCCTGAAAGTTAATCTCTGGAACCCATAAAAATCCCGATAAAATATAATAAAGTCGCTAAAGATCCAAGCGCAGCAACTACATACGTTCTTGCCGCCCATTTTAGAGAATCCTTTGCTGCATCATGCTCATTACTGGTCAACATATTTTCAGTCTCCAACCAGGCTAAAGCTCTGTTACTTGCATCATACTCTACTGGGAGTGTTATAAAACTAAACAAAGTCCCTAGTCCAAAAAGTACAATCCCAATAAAGAATATAGTTGGTCCCATGGTGCTGGTATAAAGCAACACCAAACCTGCTAATATCACCCATTGCGATAAATTAGAAGCCACACTAACTACCGGAACCAGCGCACTTCGCATTTTTAACCAGCCATACGCATTTGCATGCTGCACTGCATGCCCACATTCATGTGCTGCTACGGCAGCTGCTGCTGCATTTCGCTGTGAATATACGCCCTCGCTAAGATTAACTGTATTTTTGCTGGGATTGTAATGGTCTGATAACATACCCGGAGTAGAGACTACTTTCACATCAGTAATCCCGTTATCACGTAACATTTTTTCAGCAATCTCTTTACCACTCATTCCATTTTGCAATTGCATTTTGGAATATTTCTTAAACTTACTTTTAAGTTTATTACTTACGTACAGGCTCACGATAAACATGATTCCTGCTATTAAATAATATCCAATCATTTTAAATTCTTTTTCAAATAACTTCAAATTACTAATAACAAAAATCCAGCCATTTTAGCTTCTAGGACACTTTGGCAAAGCTTAGAAATACTAAATTATTCTTAAGGTTTAGATTTTTAATTGATAAGATTTTTCAAATTAAGATATTAGCTATATTTGCATCAATCATCTTTAAAATAAGCCATGCAATACAAAAGAGTACTACTAAAATTATCGGGAGAAGCATTAATGGGAAATCGCCAATATGGTATCGATCCAGAGCGATTAGCTGAGTATGCTGAAGAAGTTAAATCGGTAATAGATCAAGGAATAGAAGTAGCAATTGTTATTGGTGGCGGAAACATTTTTAGAGGAGTTGCAGGTGCAAGCCGTGGTATGGATCGTGTACAAGGTGATCACATGGGAATGCTTGCTACGGTAATAAACGGTTTAGCATTACAAAGTGCCCTTGAAGATTCTGGAATCGAAACAAGATTGCAGTCGGCCATTAAAATTAATGAAGTTGCTGAGC is from Zunongwangia endophytica and encodes:
- a CDS encoding alpha/beta hydrolase encodes the protein MIKNLLLAVVIIFPWMISAQTTYETVSSDKLGTSREIKIQLPRNYEANKEKLYPVMLVLDGDYLFEPVAGMIDFYSYWEDAPEMIVVGVNQNKSREADSYYDEERYLPSEEGAAFFEFLGMELMKSIAENYRVAPFHVIVGHDLTANFMNYYLLKDNPIFDAYINLSPDYAPKMTVRLNEVFQKTEKRIWYYLATGSDDIPQLQESIITFDGLLKDLNNTQIEYDFDNFENSTHYSLVGKAIPAAIDNIFEIYRPISQKEYQTKLLQTSISLSEYLEDKYSTINELFGLEKQIRLNDFLAINQAIEKTRRWDDFKGLSKLAADHYPNTMLATYFEARWEEETGNPQRAIKTYQKAYSQKPISFLTTDFMLERANEIKKANR
- the radA gene encoding DNA repair protein RadA; this translates as MAKVKTAYYCQNCGAQYAKWQGRCNSCGDWNTIVEEVIEKPDKKDWKTSAKTEKKRAAKPLRLNEIETAPEYRWKTGNTELDRVLGGGLVPGSLTLLGGEPGIGKSTLLLQISLSFPYKVLYVSGEESQQQIKMRAERIDPNSTNCYILTETKTQSIFRQIEEVSPEVVIIDSIQTIHSDYIESAPGSISQIRECTAELIKFAKESNVPVILIGHITKEGSIAGPKVLEHMVDTVLQFEGDRNHVYRILRANKNRFGSTHELGIYEMQGSGLREVSNPSEILISKHQDDLSGTAIASTLEGMRPLMIEIQALVSSAVYGTPQRSATGYNVKRLNMLLAVLEKRAGFRLGAKDVFLNITGGISVDDPAIDLAVVAAILSSNEDIAIEKDICFAAEVGLAGEIRPVTRADQRILEAEKLGFAKIMISTQSKLPKSDYAIKVIRVSKIEDVVGHLFE
- a CDS encoding M23 family metallopeptidase — encoded protein: MKHFLYYLLTIAVFASCSRLNKATDFITNPSAKEIYKRDYNISDELFAIWEQQHELGLKDSVKIELPYGENGHFMPKSFPVYAYELDLNTGEIFDFEIFTDSLEDLVFIDFYKISEDSIQHFKKIESAEIDQKLFQYEIKSSGRYKIVIQPAIENQSDFVFKFNKKPAYFFPVADGKNRNIQSYWGATRDGGARSHEGIDIFADRGTPAIAATNGRIGFTGEKGLGGKQVWLRDTKRGQSLYYAHLDSISVASGNVKAGDTLGFVGNTGNARTTPPHLHFGIYKRGAINPLHFVQQSESFKPKIEEFSKKSTNLIINSSIANLRDKPTTSKSQILGQGKNKDTLQLLGKTGEWFHVRPKNKSASFIHQSLVAPL
- a CDS encoding NADP(H)-dependent aldo-keto reductase, with translation MKYTTLPGTDIKVSKICLGTMTWGEQNTEAEGHEQIDYALDQGVNFMDTAEMYSVPAKPETQGSTEKIIGSWLKKTERRKDIVLTSKIAGPADMVSHVRENMGFNKVAVNDAIDKSLQRLNTDYLDLYQLHWPERNTNFFGKLGYTHKEDEEWNDNFKEVLENLQEQVKAGKIRHVGLSNETAYGLSRFLEESRLHDLPKMITVQNPYSLLNRKDEVGLTEVLHRENVGLLPYSPLGMGTLSGKHINGIAENTRLSLFPQYGRYSGEVAVKATKAYKEVAVKHELSMAQMSLAFVNQQPFVTSNIIGATKMEQLKENIASINLELSKEVLEDIEKVHEKYPNPAP
- a CDS encoding OmpA/MotB family protein, which codes for MKKTILAIAGSTLMLTSCVSSKVYKDLESRHADLKRENRELKSEVGRLEGVDEELAELKSEHQTLTSERDQLKDQLASLQSNYDNLKSSYDALEKNSSQAIAENSRQNRDLLSQLEDKEKTLAAEQARLEKLQKDLQARSQRINELEGLIAAKDAKMNALKEAVSKALTDFEGKGLTVEQRDGKVYVSMENKLLFSSGSWAVNTDGRKAVNQLGNVLAQNPDISVLIEGHTDNVPYGGNGALKDNWDLSTKRATAIVQILRENNSIDPQNLTAAGRGEYAPVASNDTAEGKAKNRRIEVILTPKLDEVTKLLNEVE
- a CDS encoding exodeoxyribonuclease III, giving the protein MKIISYNVNGIRAAVRKGFLDWIQQANPDVICLQEIKANPDQLNLEEFTEAGYPYQYWYPAQKKGYSGVAILSKIEPNHIEYGTGIDYMDFEGRNIRADFDHCSVMSLYLPSGTNINRLEFKLQFMADFQNYINDLKQVVPNLIICGDYNICHEAIDIHDPVRLKNTSGFLPVEREWIDNFMKSGFIDSFRHFNTEPDQYSWWSYRANARANNKGWRIDYNLVAEPLQEKLKRAVILPEAHHSDHCPILVELER
- a CDS encoding GEVED domain-containing protein, encoding MNKNFYLLLLFCFYFQINSFAQKDIAKPVFRDSAQAIFSSSISESRLVPPKDEHKLYNPRNRGINKVIPGKGYPKGIDPALQSKKGAVPSRLPSLSFDGVTTRSTPSDPTGVAGLNHYLNAWNSAFSIYDKEGNILMQPASLASIGGEFEGETLGDPIVVYDQFADRFLISQFSDTPDSFLIAVSKGPDPVNDGWYTYRFSTNDVLPDYPKISVWSDGYYITTNKSSNTADESQVIYVMERDKMLVGETAQFVSFPLPGIETNGFYSPAGFNAMGDNMPPRGNAPIIYLQDDAWAGVPEDHLKIWLVNVDWEDLSNSTIEESQELGSASGVSPFTATFDGGSFSNLAQPGNGPDIDALQATMMYMTQYRRFVDHNSVVMNFVVDVDPTQAEHAGIRWYELRQYNDSGEWSVYQEGTYAPDKSDRFSGSIGIDDQGNIGLGFTILDDSPATPIFPSIRYTGRYSGDQLGIMTLEEQSIVEGNSPNPSTRYGDYAHLTVDPLDGLTFWHNAEYFEGNNRINRIAKFKLAPDVTADVGITEISAPIDASLGENERITVTLRNFGANSQSDIPVSYTLNGQTVTEIFSDRIEGSSSKEFTFSETADFSETGRRYEVFARTSLEGDQNSENDTITRFIRNLPPKDVGVTDINAPVTRENLGNSERITVTIENFGGEEQSNIPIWFQKGNNNRIEEIYPGSIPVGEKAVFSFQQTTDLSGNGRYRISSGTALEDDFDPTNDTEQISVASLNCIPEGSNCSFGDGISYFQLGDILNERIPCSDGYNDYIGFSTNLDRAQNNYTLTVQTFFDADEEEEKFSMWIDLDDNGSFESDERIFTDIPLLNPSTSYSYDFSLPEDAPLGQHLLRIRAGDTSYDGDLNSPCSVMEYGTTHDYSVNIIDSDLDIEDFILNEAELLVLDENNDQYRVVLETSYNEPLRITVHNVLGQKMLENKVENSQDGYVYDLDMSYAARGVYLVRIGTRKVGKVKRFIVK
- a CDS encoding zinc metallopeptidase yields the protein MIGYYLIAGIMFIVSLYVSNKLKSKFKKYSKMQLQNGMSGKEIAEKMLRDNGITDVKVVSTPGMLSDHYNPSKNTVNLSEGVYSQRNAAAAAVAAHECGHAVQHANAYGWLKMRSALVPVVSVASNLSQWVILAGLVLLYTSTMGPTIFFIGIVLFGLGTLFSFITLPVEYDASNRALAWLETENMLTSNEHDAAKDSLKWAARTYVVAALGSLATLLYFIGIFMGSRD